In Nicotiana tabacum cultivar K326 chromosome 17, ASM71507v2, whole genome shotgun sequence, one DNA window encodes the following:
- the LOC107772645 gene encoding uncharacterized protein LOC107772645 — MLRLSDKDEEDVRDFHKLHPEAEAKGFGRLFRSPTLFEDIAKSLLLRFCPWKTSLGLAKALCDLQYKKFKSKRKRAYISAYGDFPNAEELASFSEKELKGIGNFGYRARDLVMLAKQVVDGEIKLSKFEKDHIGTEPSWSKLKINGAGPFTINTIMMCAGHYNYIPVDSETMRHMAEFHGLKVHKRKRGFINLQVRDKIQQIYKRYDPFQSLAYWFQLVNCYERELGKVLSELLPLEYHRVTSNYEKEKKKF; from the exons ATGCTGAGACTATCTGACAAGGATGAAGAAGATGTGAGAGATTTCCATAAGCTTCATCCAGAAGCTGAGGCCAAAGGATTTGGTAGATTGTTTCGATCGCCAACCTTATTTGAAGATATTGCCAAATCTCTTCTTCTTCGCTTTTGCCC GTGGAAGACATCATTGGGTCTCGCAAAGGCTCTTTGTGATCTACAATATAAAAAGTTCAAGTCCAAAAGAAAGAGAGCATATATTTCAGCTTATGGAGACTTTCCGAATGCAGAAGAATTAGCAAGTTTTAGTGAGAAAGAGCTAAAAGGTATAGGCAACTTTGGATATAGAGCAAGGGACTTGGTTATGTTGGCAAAACAAGTTGTTGATGGGGAAATTAAACTCAGTAAGTTTGAAAAAGACCACATTGGTACCGAACCAAGTTGGTCTAAGCTGAAAATAAATGGTGCTGGTCCATTTACCATCAACACTATCATGATGTGTGCCGGACACTATAATTATATTCCAGTTGACAGTGAAACGATGCGTCATATGGCTGAG TTTCATGGACTTAAAGTGCACAAGAGAAAAAGAGGATTCATCAATCTCCAGGTAAGGGACAAAATACAACAAATCTACAAACGTTATGATCCGTTTCAGTCTTTGGCTTACTG GTTTCAACTTGTCAACTGTTATGAAAGAGAACTTGGGAAGGTATTAAGCGAGTTATTACCATTAGAATATCATCGTGTCACTAGCAACTatgaaaaggagaagaagaaatttTGA